Sequence from the Schistocerca americana isolate TAMUIC-IGC-003095 chromosome 11, iqSchAmer2.1, whole genome shotgun sequence genome:
TGGGCGCTTcatcaattctgtggtatgcccttcctaatcgaaatcgagcagttttccaaatctcacattaaccttggattagcgtactcacactttccccaatacaCCTATCTTGTACaagacaggagtaaacgaatctgtcacattacgtatatgtTTTTTGTTCTATTACAAGGCTTtacacttattctattaagtgagcagcacaagaacttaagcttcgaatttaacctacagaatTCAGTTTACATGTTACTTcgtacttaaaaacgcacgttgttaacattttacttcaacagtgcaggccggccgttgtggccgagcggttctaggctcttcagtctggaaccgcacgcccgctacggtcgcgggttcgaatcctgcctcggcgcagatgtgtgtgatgtccttaggttggttatgtctaagtatttctaagttctaggggactgatgacctcagatgttaagtcccatagtggtcagagccatttgaaccatttttaaacagtgctgtggcgaagttccgcctactttctgttgcagctgcgaggATAATATTTCCAATAGCGACAGATAAGCTACACACATattatatgaaacactaataatcctTCTAAAATCAACTGAAATCTACCCAGAGTTCATttgctaaggttatgacacgattcatacgacattgcTGCCATTTCGCACTACTAGCAGTTATAGTGATAACTAAAATGATGGATTCCAACCATGTCGTTATTTAACTTAACCCCGTCGCAGTATTTGGTAGTGAAAAATAACTTGACAGTTATTGATAACCGCTAAAAATaatggttatcaaagaataactggaaccgtgataacggttactccagaataaccgtttggcccaccacTAGTAAGAAGTGTTGTCGGTGGGCGCGTAGGAGGGGGCAGaagtagggggaggggaggggaggggagagctgCCGGCGGCTGACAGGTGGTGGGGGGAAGGCGCGGTGCGCGGCGAGGTCTGCGGAACACGGCCAGGGCAGTACTGTGTGGTCGTGAGTGGCGACAGTGCGCTGACGTCTGGCGAATACGGATATCCCACGACAGTCCTGTGGGCCCAAACTTGTTATGTGGAGCGACTTTAGGAACAGCCAGCTGCCACAGGCTGCCTACGAGCAATGCCTTTAAGCCGTCGGCACTGGGACCGTGCATCGGAACGTTGAGCGTacccagtttctgacgtcatagcgtggaatagcacgttcgggagtctttccgaacgtgcagaccaatatctggcacgtcagatattctgagcgtgcgtctgagcgttgaccaatgagatggcacaacgccacttaCGTCACACGCacgtcgtctcccttcagtacagagatgtgaggcgccatattggcattcatttcaagcctatatgtataaatGCGGTTTCTGAGCACcatcaaattgagaatcactggaaaacccgctattagttgtgtgattcgttccaataaaataatgacaaaCATCGTATTCATGGCAACAGAATTATTGTAACGAGCgtcttatgagagtaggctatttgaaggcagcgacacactgaagatccacccaaaacgcattgttctttgtacaatttgttataattaaatttcaattaataacaattatatacgattaacgtttttagcaaggcgTAACACAATATTTTTTAAGAAGAGGAAGCGGTTTTTGGTTttgcgtaatgagtagcgtcactgtccaGTAATGAGGCTTTGTTTGGGGCGATGGTTCGCGTCTTATaaaagtctgtctgtaaactgaagagcgagcaagcgagtccccactctgcctaccctgctacgtcacagggcgcttctacaggctgtttcacaacgtagtaccggccctgcggcGGTGCGCGCTTCATATCTGTGGCGACGCCGcgtacagatacgtcccggctgtgtttatttttagacaaatgcattaagagtataaggaaaacaaaagacgatagcttcttcgaaacaaaacattatagagtaaataatattaacataagaacggaagtcagtattctactacaaacatagaaccgaatgcctcttcatgtgaatgtatgttcctctattcgtaagacgaaccagatatagtgcaatcaacctgtagaatttaaggcttgttcttactaaaATGTAGAAGTTTTCTTTAAAGGGTCTGCATtggaacttaacaattcttgcaacacgaagagtgtttaaaaagtaagcagaaatttataattccgTGTTTTGTATTAGTTCGGTTTGCACTGCTTTTTTTGCCActctcttcgtaaacatgtctgaaaagtatctgtgcaatgttttgcatattgggtatttacccagttctcagttgtcaaatggttcaaatggctctgagcactatgggactcaacatcttaggtcataagtcccctagaacttagaaccacttaaacctaactaacctaaggacatcacacacacccatgcccgaggcaggattcgaacctgcgaccgtagcagtcccgcggttccgaactgcagcgccagaaccgctagaccaccgcggccggctctcagttgtcaaaaaagttatatgtgttttggtagcatcaactattatttgttttgtataaaaatagattagagaatctgtactaaatttggttataagaatggaataaagtgtatcaaatttttaggaatgttaaatattgcttttggtgagtctcttatgagtaaacccagaacacacaagtggtataaacatttcaaagcaggccttaaaggacagcagttttacaagaatgggtgagattaaaaatgcagtcaaaaggcctatgaactatcccgaggaaataattcctaaagtgttttgggaattggaaaaagcactggcataagtgtatagcatgtactggggaatattttgaataggataacattgttgtagattaacaagtaaagttcttaccaaaaaataaaaattaatatgtgaacgcaccttgtatgtcaagctttttacatagaagtccagaatcggtatacgtgtctcgaaagaaatttcagtagtgtttagattagctattgcacacatgttttaagcaatattccttagaatcatgtgaatagtaaccgagatagagttttagtgacagagtatattcaaatgctgctgttctcTAGGCATTAAATGTATTACGTGATTGAATCACGTTCTGCTAGCGAAACGTTAATTGATTTTACCATGAAGCTCTCAAGTTATTCCTGGTTTTGTACAACAAGTGATAATGGTATTTATTGCTTTGGACAACATTTGACTGTATTTATCTTGGAAAATCTTTTACTACCATGTACtacatttctaccaaaagaaatttcatagtgtatgagcagagtcaggcttgaaagaacacacaacatatttttcaaaaaaatattcattgcctgtttacatacatcgtattttagaggtcatcatcaacattgtcactatcattactgtcgtcgtcgtcgtcgtcctcgtcgtcatcactttctaaattaataactatagCGTCTATTATGTCTTCCATAACCCCATCCTTAACCCAATATTCTCTTTCAAGTTTCTCCACATGGAGGCAGTATGCACTCCAGTCATCTTGACTTATCGTTTCAAAACCTGTAACAATTGGGACAAGTTTTTGTATACGCTCTCTTTCGGTTACGGCAAAATTTAGTTCGGAATAAAACATGGAAGCTCAGAAAATGTCTACATaccttctttcaccaactgcagcaacttcgtcatgcaaatatctccaagaatatttcttcctctgacgaaattcttgagctttgcccacgccatttcaattggatttaagtcacagttgtatggtggaagtcgcagcacagtgtgtccatgggcttcaagtattttattaatttcaaatactttgtcttccggcttatgttgtttaattaaatcaaataattttgtttttctcattgtcaactcagcttccaccttattttttaataaccattcaatcatttcgcttttattcgaggacctagttggagctttgttgtgttccttgttgtgatatgaagcgttgtccataacaataacacagttcggTGGCAGATTCGGAATCACTTTATTcgatatccaattagaaaaattttcgtagttcatttgcccATGGTAGTCTCCTGTTGCACAACCCGCTTTATAAACCAACTGTGCGTTGGGTAAGAACCCATCTTTTGATCCAATATTCACCACTATAATCCTATTGCTTCCGCTAACATTGTCCATAATGCCCTCAACGCCAGGGCcctgccaacattttctgtaagtaatgttattgtccacccaagtttcatcaatataaacgaattttctgcctagctcccttaatttcctcacttggatcagatacttacatcgccagtcaattatatccgttctttctacgagaatctttcgtttacttacagatcttttccaggtaaatcccatttcacgcaatgtcttgtgtaaaacatctttctgccaaggaaaatgtattttttgtttcacggcattaagcaatttccgtaatgtcggcactattttttggtttatgtaaaagtcctccatcgtttgtcgaatgactgattttgtgaaactgtctatgacgatgggtttcctccctaaattatcagttttccttcgcggcgattccagtaaaccatgcggcttgttttcacgttccttccttatgcgtcctatagtggcgaggctgacgtttgcataaactgcagccctttgattggggctgttaatgttaaccaacagttctttttgtgttgcctccttaacacacgctgtaataacgttagagacgatcgaacgctcgttactccgcaaatacctcctcttcttcgtattccgcacattttcttgcaatgcagggcgattatccatcacttcgggatactgaagtatatcagtgagtacacaaagtcaactgactgacgCTGGCAACAAAGATTCCACAAACAGAAACGACGTTTATCAGTATATCACTGCACGCTGAACTACACCGCTAGACGGGTAacagggcaactgattttgggtggccctgtaggccagtggcagcgttcttccgggaaaggccacttcccccaccaaaggcgctgctcgctcttcagtttacagacagactataacactcccaaaaaaattttttcctaacattcgcgtttttatttagttctgatactttattattagtgtaatataagtatatgctataatatttgatgttaggtaaatataagttcacctttttttgaggggcaactttgttcgattggcttaattacaggacagcttgcgctacttgtaagaagatattttgctcctttttcttttacgcttcgtaattcacatgttgcaaagatcctgctactgggtaagaacagtgatcaagtaagactggccttggggttttactaaaatgagggaatgatgaaataatgtttatcttatgcggagaagtattccaaatttgtaccgcactgtttgtaatgaaactttcataagcctgtgtccttattggttggacatggtactttccttttcgtggacgatggaggaaatgtgtgttttaatagagctatcgtgcgaattttacgcgcgcccgttgagtaaacagtgtgatttacgaagtaGAAACATCCCtgaaactgccgctggagtgcgttgctatcgcgtataccacgttggggcccacgtaccgtgtgcacaagtcgcatccttcctgagcgttcagcagcacgttgaacttggcacgctcaactttcacgttcgacagcacggtccgtgtccCGTCGGCTTTACGTCCCACCAGCAGCAACTCACAGAAGTAAGATCCGACCAGTTTCATCTTTAGGCTGTACGAGGGTGGCCAGCATAGGAGTTTTTCTTAACTGAATGAAGAAGGTTCAGTGCAGCAACTGTTATAGACTAATTAACTTTACCTCAATCATTTACCTAACAGTCCTATCCATTCACCATTACTGACCCCGAGAACAACACCAGTGAAACTAtactaaaatattgaaagtgattccTTATTTAATTTCGGTAACCAAGGTAAACACGTGCAATTTAGAAAACAGACTGCTATTCAAAACCGCCATTTAACTGCAGTGAACTTTGTTGCTTTTCAAAGCAACTAGTTAAAGAGTAATGACAAAGTTTAAAAGTATAAATTAAATGCCTCTTCACAAAATATTACCACACAATGATATGTTTTTGTGTGCAGTGCAAACTCTACTCACATTTCCAAATTACGTCAACAGTGTTTACACGTCTAGTTCTGCAGGACCAAACTGAGAAGCTAATCTCCAACGTCATGCAAGGTGTCTGTACATAAAAGTACAACACAGAAGTAATAAgagtgaaataaaatgtttatgaacgcaaaaaagacaagccataaattTATGTAAACACAGTCAATAACACAACAGAGGAACCAGTTTaatatttcaaggaactcctcgacagagccGGAAGACTGAGCCATGAGGAATCTCATCAATTTCGATTTAAAAGCGCGtgcattactgctaagattttttaattcttgcgcTAGCTTATTGAAAACAGGCGTACCATATACTGCACACCTTAttgcacaagagtgaaggaagtcCGATCCGGTAAAATTACTGATTCTTCGCTGCATTAAACATTACGAGCTTCCCACGAATAAaataatggccctgagcactataggacttaacttctgaggtcatcagtcccctagaacttgtaagaGGTGTATTACTCATGCGCTGCATGCGATATGCAAGGtttaagaaaatctctgaccagagagcagtgttgactgcagtaggaactgtttagctgtagcagtaagttgttgctagtctggagtagagatgggcaaactgaaacacgtaactgtttcgaaacaaatgaaacagtacaatgtcatgtttcgatacgctgtttcgaaacagtgaaacagtttgtgttttgtaatctaataaacctagacattttatcatcttgaatgtctactgtacaggtttacttgcgtttcttaacatgattactgtacttgaacagagaaacgtatgttataaaaaaagtgtaatttaactgaatgattttcacatatttattattttgaatgtgaatagtatgcgttgttttattgtttggttaatgtttataaagcaaatgttacaccatttcggaataggacTGTCATCTAGAAAGGGAGCTTTATTTTCGGatgtcttaagcttcatgctattgcttgtcaaaacgatttcgacactcttgaaagtgtttcacgaagtgatatgttgtgtttcagtacctgtgccgagcccgaatctcgtccgacacagagctgaatgaaacatcactgtttcgatacaatcagtccgttccaagcacatgtggactgaaacagccttattttgaaacaacgatacagtttctatgtctggctcgagatcgaatctggtgcggatatccgagacaggggcggaatgaaacaccactgtttcgaaacagtgaaccacagccgttccgaaacactgaaacagttccacgtatcgatacactgtatcgaaacatagaaacagtggccaagtctagtctggagtctgctctggtctggtatggtgtatcgtgttggctggcctggtcgcggtgcagcgatctcgcagcctgagtattattgtgtaaggtaaaaagcagcctcgcccatatgtagtaatgttatctcaagtcgcatgtaaatgtttttaaaactctcgtaataataatcttcctcagaaaaagtaacttttaacaaccattcatttcaatttaaagaatttactaattcctCCGATCCATGattatcccgattattgcaatataaaaatcagttgcttcctttcataaatgacaggtaggtcggccagcattgcacagagctgtgccggaaaaatttattgtaagagcagatatatccggcgacttcatt
This genomic interval carries:
- the LOC124554110 gene encoding calsequestrin-2-like yields the protein MTKLLQLVKEGFETISQDDWSAYCLHVEKLEREYWVKDGVMEDIIDAIVINLESDDDEDDDDDDSNDSDNVDDDL